TCAAAAGACGATATATCGCGTGGCGGGAATTGCAAGCGGTTCCGCCCCTGAAACCGGCCCGGACGCGGCCCCGATACGACCCCGACCCGGCCCCGGGAACGACCCCCTACGGGACATGCGAAGGGCCCGGGAGGCAGCCTTGGGTTCTAGGAGTCGTTGCAACACCCCAGTTCAGGGGATGCATTGGACTTCGAGATCCGCAAGGACCGGACGGCCCAGGGGCCTGTGAAGCTGCGCCGGGAACGGGAGGCATACTCCCGGCTCATGCAGCAGGGCTACACGAACACCGAGGCGTGCCGGATCGTCGGCATCGCCCGCCGGACCGGCCAGAAGTGGCGTCACGGCCGCGGAGCCGAGCAGCGGCAGAAGGCGGCACCACCGATTCGCATGGTGGTGCCGCCTTCCGGTGTCTCCCGGTATCTGAGCGAGGACGAGCGGATCCACATCGCCGACCGGCTGCGGGAGAAGGCCACCGTGCGGGCCATCGCCGCGGAGCTGGGCCGCAGTCCGTCCACCATCAGCCGGGAGATCCGCCGCAACCGCACCGAGGGCACTCGCGGGCAGTGGCACTACCGTCCGCACGCCGCCCAGGCCAGGGCGGACGCTCGCCGGCCCCGCCCCAAGGCCCGCAAGATCACCGAGAACCCCGAGCTGCACGCCGCCGTCCAGGCGATGCTGGACGAGCAGTGGAGCCCGGAGCAGATCTGCCACGCTCTACGTCGACAGTTCCCCGACCGGCCGGAGATGCACGTGGTCCACGAGACCGTCTACCAGGCGCTCTACGTCCAGGGCCGCGGCGAGCTGCGGCGCGAGCTCGCCGGTGCCCTGCGCTCAGGCCGGGCCCGCCGCAGGCCCCAGCGGCAGGCCAACTGCCGGCGTTCCCGCTTCACCGACCCGATGGTCATGATCAGCGAGCGCCCCGCCGAGGCCGAGGACCGGGCCGTCCCCGGCCACTGGGAGGGCGATCTGATCCTCGGCAAGGAGCACAAGTCCGCGATCGGCACCCTGGTCGAGCGTTCGACCCGCTACGTGATGCTGCTGCACCTGCCCGGCGACCACACCGCCGAGACCGTCCGCGACGCCCTAGTGGCCACCGCCC
The nucleotide sequence above comes from Streptomyces kaniharaensis. Encoded proteins:
- a CDS encoding IS30 family transposase; translation: MDFEIRKDRTAQGPVKLRREREAYSRLMQQGYTNTEACRIVGIARRTGQKWRHGRGAEQRQKAAPPIRMVVPPSGVSRYLSEDERIHIADRLREKATVRAIAAELGRSPSTISREIRRNRTEGTRGQWHYRPHAAQARADARRPRPKARKITENPELHAAVQAMLDEQWSPEQICHALRRQFPDRPEMHVVHETVYQALYVQGRGELRRELAGALRSGRARRRPQRQANCRRSRFTDPMVMISERPAEAEDRAVPGHWEGDLILGKEHKSAIGTLVERSTRYVMLLHLPGDHTAETVRDALVATARTLPVQLKRSLTWDQGSEMARHAEFSLATDIPVYFCDPASPWQRGSNENTNGLLRQYFPKGTDLSVHTPEHLAAVADQLNRRPRKTLGWETPAERLAKLLAA